The nucleotide sequence CCGGTCTACATCACCTTCGACCTCGATTGCCTTGACCCGACGATTGCGCCTGCCGTGGCGAACCTCGAGACGGCCGAGAAAGGCTTTGACATCGACGAGGCCATGGGGCTCTTGCGGGCAGCACGCGGTCTGAACATCGTCGGTGGCGACGTGGTCTGCATGATGCCGACCAAGGACAGCCCGAATCAGATCACCGCGCTCACGGCTGGCGCGGTGATGTTCGAGATGATTTCGATGATGGCCGAGAACGCCGCTGCGCGAGGTGCCGCATGACAATCGATCCCTTCTTCCAGCCGGTGTCGGCGATGGAGCTCGCCCGCTTTGCCGGTGTGCCCACGTTCATGCGTCTGCCCGCGCTGACCCCAGAGCACCCGCGCTACGGCGATGTCGACATCGGCCTGGTCGGTGTGCCCTGGGACGGCGGCACCACCAACCGCGCCGGCGCGCGCCACGGCCCGCGCCAGCTGCGGGACTACTCCACCATGATCCGCGCGATGAACGCCGCGACCGAGGTCGCGCCTTTTCAGCGGGTCAACTGCGCAGACCTCGGTGACGTCCCGCCCAACCCCGTGGACATCGAGGACAGCCTCGCCCGTGTCACCGCGCACTTCGGCGCCCTGCGGCGCGCCGGCATCGTGCCGCTGACAGCGGGTGGGGACCACCTCGTGAGCTTGCCGATCCTGCGTGCGCTCGCGGTCGATGGCCCGCTCGGCCTGATCCAGTTCGACAGCCACACCGACCTCTTTGACAGCTACTTCAACGGCAGCAAGTTCACCCACGGCACCCCGTTTCGGCGCGCAATCGAGGAAGGCCTGGTCGACCCCAAGCGCTTTGTTCAGATCGGCATTCGCGGGACGGCCTACAACACCGAGGATGTCGATTGGGGGCGCGAGCAGGGCGTTCGGATCATTCGGATCGAGGAGCTTTTCGACCGCGGGATCGCGGATGTGATGGCCGAAGCGCGGGCCATCCTTGGCTCGGCGCCGTGCTACTGCACCTACGACATCGACTTCGTCGACCCCACCTTTGCGCCCGGCACCGGCACGCCGGAAATCGGCGGGCCAAACAGTTTTCAGGCACAGCAGGTGATCCGTGAGCTGCGCGGGCTGAACCTGGTGGGCGCAGACCTCGTGGAGGTGTCGCCACCCTTCGACAACGCGGGCGGGACGGCGTGGCTGGGCGTGTCCCTGATGTTCGAACTGCTCTGTGTGCTGGCCGAGTCCACAACGAACTCTTAGGCGTGTGACTGGCGTCGGAGGTACACTCGCGCCCGCCGCCACCTCGCCGTTGCCACTGCACCTGGGAGAACCTGTGACCCCATCCCTCAACCTCGGCCCCGTCCCCGAGTTGTACGTGTCGGCCGACAGCGCCGAAAAACTCAAACGCGAAGCGGCAGACTTGCCGAGTTGGGACCTGACGCCGCGTCAGATCTGCGACCTCGACATGCTCATGAATGGGGGTTTCAACCCTCTCAAAGGCTTCCTGGGTGAGGCGGACTACAACAGCGTGGTCTCGGACATGCGCCTCGGCAATGGCGCGCTCTGGCCCATGCCGATCACGCTCGATGTCTCGGCCGACTTTGCGGCATCACTGGAGGTGGGGCAGGACATTGCCTTGCGGGATCAGGAAGGGGTCATTCTCGCGATCCTGTCGGTCTCAGACCGCTGGACACCCGACAAGTCCCACGAGGCAGCCCAGGTGTTCGGTGCTGACGACCTCGCGCACCCTGCGGTCAACTACCTGCACAATACGGCCGGTGAGGTGTACCTCGGCGGGCCGATCACCGGCATCCAATCGCCGGTGCACTACGACTTTCGCGCGCTGCGCAACACGCCGAACGAGATGCGCGCGTTCTTTCGCAAGCTTGGTTGGCGGCGAATTGTTGCCTTCCAGACGCGCAACCCCTTGCACCGGGCCCACCAGGAGCTGACGTTCCGCGCCGCGCGCGACGTGCAGGCCAACCTGTTGATTCACCCGGTCGTCGGCCTGACCAAACCGGGCGACATCGATCACTTCACCCGGGTGCGGTGCTACGAGGCTGTGCTCGAGCACTACCCGGCGAGCACCACCTCGCTGAGCCTGTTGAACCTCGCCATGCGCATGGCCGGCCCGCGTGAGGCGGTCTGGCATGGGCTGATCCGACGCAACTTCGGTTGCACGCACTTCATCGTCGGGCGTGACCACGCGGGACCGGGCAGCAACAGCCAGGGTGAGGACTTCTACGGCCCCTACGACGCGCAAGACCTGTTTCGCGAACACCAGGATGAAATGGGCATCGAGATGGTCGATTTCAAACACATGGTGTACGTCCAGGAACGCGTCCAGTACGAGCCCGCCGACGAAGTCGAAGACGGCGCCACGGTGTTGAACATCTCGGGGACAGAGTTGCGTCGGCGGTTGGCCGAGGGCCTCGACATTCCCGAGTGGTTTTCGTTTCCCGAAGTGGTGGCGGAGCTGCGCAAGACCAAGCCGCCGCGCTCGAAACAAGGGTTCACGGTATTTTTCACCGGGCTTTCCGGGTCCGGCAAATCCACCGTCGCCAATGCGTTGATGGTGAAACTCATGGAACTCGGCGGCCGACCGGTGACCCTGCTTGACGGCGATGTGGTGCGCAAACACCTCTCCTCGGAACTCGGCTTTTCCAAGGTGCACCGCGACCTCAACATCCGCCGGATCGGCTACGTGGCCTCCGAGATCACCAAGAACGGTGGCATCGCCATCTGTGCGCCCATTGCGCCCTACACCGCGACTCGGCGCGCGGTGCGGGAGTCGATCGAAGACCACGGTGCTTTCGTCGAAGTCCACGTGGCCACCTCGCTCGAGGAGTGTGAACGGCGTGACCGCAAGGGCCTCTACAAGCTCGCGCGCGAGGGCAAGATCAAGGAGTTCACCGGCATCTCCGACCCGTACGAGGCACCCGAGAACCCGGAAATGCGGCTCGACACCGAGGGCCAGACGGTCGACTACGTGGCCCAGCAAGTGATCCTCAAACTCGAATCACTCGGGCTGATTGCGGGCAACTGAGGCGCCTGTCACCGGCTGACGACGTCAGTCGGGGGGCGTTGAGGGCGGCGCGTTCAGCGCCGCGTGCAGGTGTTGCCAGCGCGTCGCGGCGGGCTCGCTGACGAGGAAGAAGGTGGGGCGCTCGAACGTGGGCGCGTCCAAGCGGTGCAGCGTGCCGCGTGCCAAGTGCGGCTCGACCAGGCTGGCGGGCAGGTACGCCGAGCCGCCGTGCGCCAACAGGTGATCCAGTCCCCACACCGTGGAACCCAGGTGAATCTTCGCGACCGCGGCGTCGGTGTAGGCGGCGGTGTGGTCTCGCGCAAATTGGTCGCCGGCGTCGACGTAGACGTAGCCGGGCTGGTGGGTGACCGAAGCCGCCGCGTCGGGTGAGACCAGCACCAGGGTTTCGATCGGCAAGGGCAGGCTCTGCTGCGCGGCTGTGGACGACGGTTGAAAGCACAGTGCGCAGTCGATCACCCCGTTGGTGAGCGCCTGTTCAAGGTCGCTTTGCGTGCCCGGCACCGCCGACAGAACGGTCCGCGGCGAGTGGTGCATCAGGTGGGTGAACAGCCGTGTGCCAAGGGTCGGCCAGAGATCGGGGTGGCAGCCGATGTTGCAGACGTCGTCCGCGCCGTCGGGCAGCGCGGTTTCCTGTTGCGCTTGCCACCACAGGTCCAGCATCGCCTCGGCGTAGCGCTTGAACTTGACCCCCGCGGCCGTGAGCGTGATGCCGCGCTTGTGCCGCAGCAGCAGGGTGGTGCCGAGCGCCTCCTCCAGCGACTGCAGGCGCGCTGTCACCGTGGATTGGGTGACGTTGAGACGCTCGGAGGCACGCACCAGACTGCCGGTTTCCACGATCGCGAGGAAGGTCTTGAAGGCCGCGAGTTGCATGGCTCGTAAATTCGATAAAAGCGAATTATGTCTGCAGTATTATTCGTTTTTCAAATCGATAGAGAGCTGCCACAGTATCGGCGTTCCCGTTTCGGAGCCTGGCAGTGGCAGCTCAGTGTGCAGAAACCGTCGGTACAGCCGACCCCGTCCCGCGTGCGGCCTTCATTGGGGCGATGCGCGCGGTGGCCAACACCGTGACGGTGGTTACCACCGAGGGGCCCGCGGGCCGGCACGGCGCCACGGTCAGCGCGTTCTGCTCGGTGTCAGCGGACCCCCCGTCGGTGTTGGTCTGTCTGCACGCCGAGAGCCGCATTGCCCGCTTGGTGAAACACAACGGCAGCTTTGCCGTGAACGCGCTGGCAGCAGATCAGCCCGACCTGGCGCTGCGTTTTGCCGGCGGCGACGACGCCACACTCAGGTCGGTCCAGGGCTGTGAGACCGGTGCCTGCGACCGCTTCGACGCTGTGGCGCTGGACCCGCTCGCGTCGCAACCGTCGCTCCACGGCGCGCTGGTCTTTTCCTGCCGGGTACAACAGTGTCAGCAGGTGGGCAGCCACGAGGTGGTCGTCGCCGAGGTCGTCGGCGTGTCTGGCAGCGTCGATGACCCACTCGTCTACCGCGACGGCGGCTTCGTTCGCGTGGTCAGTGACGAGGAGAGCGGTCGCCGTGGCTGAACTGACGCGCTACCGCATGTTGATCGATGGCGCCTTTGTCGACGCCGAGGACGGTGCGGTGTTCGAGAGCGTCAACCCGGCCACGGGCGAACCGTGGTGTGAGGTGCCCGCGGCGACGGAAGGGGACGTCAACCGGGCGGTGCAGGCGGCGCACCGCGCGTTTTCCGAAGGCCCCTGGTCGCGCATGACCGCGAGTGAGCGGGGCGCGTGTCTGCATCGCCTCGGCGATGTGCTGGCCGAGCACAGCGAGGCGCTGGGCCGCACCGAAAGCCGAGACACCGGCAAGCTGTTCAAGGAGACGGCGTGGCAGGCGCAGTACATCGCGCGCTTCTTTCACTTCTATGCGGGTGCGGCAGACAAGCTGACTGGAGATACACTGCCGATTGACAAGCCTGACTTGTTCGTCTTCACCGCGCGCGAGCCGCTTGGGGTGGTCGCGGCGGTGGTGCCCTGGAACTCGCAGCTCTTTCTGACCGCGGTCAAGATGGCGCCGGCGCTTGCGGCCGGCAACACGCTGGTGCTCAAGGCCTCCGAGCACGCGTCGGCGTCGATCCTCGAATTTGCCGCGCTGATCGAGAAAGCCGGCATCCCGCCGGGCGTGGTCAACGTCGTGACCGGCTTCGGCGAGCCCTGCGGTCGGACACTGACCTCGCACCCGCTGGTGGCACGGGTGGCCTTCACCGGCGGCCCGGCGTCGGCGCGCCACGTGATCCGCAACACGGCGGAGAATTTTGCCGAGCTCTCGCTCGAACTCGGCGGCAAGTCGCCGTTCATCGTGTTCGAGGACGCCGACATCGAGAGCGCGGTCAACGGCTGTGTCGGCGGCATTTTTGCCGCGTCGGGCCAGAGCTGTGTGGCCGGGTCGCGCTTGTACCTTCAGTCCGCGATTGCGGATGACTTCCTCGACAGATTGGAGCGGGAAGTGGCGAAGATTCGCATCGGCGACCCGCAGGACCCCGACGTGGAGATGGGCCCCTTGTGCACGGTGGCGCAACTCGAACACATCGAGGCGCACGTGGCACTAGCGCGACGCGAGGGCGGCACGGTGCGGTGTGGCGGAGCGCGACCGCCTGGCCGCGATGGACACTTCTACCAACCCACGGTCATCGAGTGCCCACGGCAGGACATGACGATCGTCGACACCGAGCTGTTCGGGCCGGTCCTGGCAGTGCAGCGCTTCGAGACCGAGGCGGAGGCACTGGCACTCGCCAACGATACCGTGCACGGGCTGGCCGCCGGCATCTTCAGCCGCGACAGTGCCCGCTGCTTGCGCATGAGTCGGGCGGTCAAGGCCGGGATTGTCTGGGTCAACACCTACCGGGTGATTTCACCCGTCGCCGAGTTCGGCGGCATGAAAGGGTCCGGCTACGGGCGCGAGAGCGGGTTCCAGGCCCTGTGGGACTACACCCGGCCGAAGACCGTCTGGATGAACACCTCGAGCAAGCCCTTGGCGAGCCAGTTTGTCGGGCGCTAGGTGCTCGGCATCGAACGGAGACAGCAGATGAAATTTCACCTCGCGATCAACCTCGAGCGCATGGACGAGCGCCTGGACATGGCGTCGGTGCGCGACCACACGCTGGAGATGGTGCAGATGGCAGACCGGGCCGGTTTCGAGACCGTCTGGGCCGCCGAACACCACGCGCTCGAGATGACCATCGCACCCAACCCCTTTCAATTGCTGACCTGGTGGGCCACGCACACGTCGAACATCCGGTTGGGCTGCGGGGTGGCCAACGCCGCCTACTGGCACCCGA is from Pseudomonadota bacterium and encodes:
- a CDS encoding agmatinase encodes the protein MTIDPFFQPVSAMELARFAGVPTFMRLPALTPEHPRYGDVDIGLVGVPWDGGTTNRAGARHGPRQLRDYSTMIRAMNAATEVAPFQRVNCADLGDVPPNPVDIEDSLARVTAHFGALRRAGIVPLTAGGDHLVSLPILRALAVDGPLGLIQFDSHTDLFDSYFNGSKFTHGTPFRRAIEEGLVDPKRFVQIGIRGTAYNTEDVDWGREQGVRIIRIEELFDRGIADVMAEARAILGSAPCYCTYDIDFVDPTFAPGTGTPEIGGPNSFQAQQVIRELRGLNLVGADLVEVSPPFDNAGGTAWLGVSLMFELLCVLAESTTNS
- a CDS encoding bifunctional sulfate adenylyltransferase/adenylylsulfate kinase — translated: MTPSLNLGPVPELYVSADSAEKLKREAADLPSWDLTPRQICDLDMLMNGGFNPLKGFLGEADYNSVVSDMRLGNGALWPMPITLDVSADFAASLEVGQDIALRDQEGVILAILSVSDRWTPDKSHEAAQVFGADDLAHPAVNYLHNTAGEVYLGGPITGIQSPVHYDFRALRNTPNEMRAFFRKLGWRRIVAFQTRNPLHRAHQELTFRAARDVQANLLIHPVVGLTKPGDIDHFTRVRCYEAVLEHYPASTTSLSLLNLAMRMAGPREAVWHGLIRRNFGCTHFIVGRDHAGPGSNSQGEDFYGPYDAQDLFREHQDEMGIEMVDFKHMVYVQERVQYEPADEVEDGATVLNISGTELRRRLAEGLDIPEWFSFPEVVAELRKTKPPRSKQGFTVFFTGLSGSGKSTVANALMVKLMELGGRPVTLLDGDVVRKHLSSELGFSKVHRDLNIRRIGYVASEITKNGGIAICAPIAPYTATRRAVRESIEDHGAFVEVHVATSLEECERRDRKGLYKLAREGKIKEFTGISDPYEAPENPEMRLDTEGQTVDYVAQQVILKLESLGLIAGN
- a CDS encoding LysR family transcriptional regulator; translation: MQLAAFKTFLAIVETGSLVRASERLNVTQSTVTARLQSLEEALGTTLLLRHKRGITLTAAGVKFKRYAEAMLDLWWQAQQETALPDGADDVCNIGCHPDLWPTLGTRLFTHLMHHSPRTVLSAVPGTQSDLEQALTNGVIDCALCFQPSSTAAQQSLPLPIETLVLVSPDAAASVTHQPGYVYVDAGDQFARDHTAAYTDAAVAKIHLGSTVWGLDHLLAHGGSAYLPASLVEPHLARGTLHRLDAPTFERPTFFLVSEPAATRWQHLHAALNAPPSTPPD
- a CDS encoding flavin reductase family protein translates to MRAVANTVTVVTTEGPAGRHGATVSAFCSVSADPPSVLVCLHAESRIARLVKHNGSFAVNALAADQPDLALRFAGGDDATLRSVQGCETGACDRFDAVALDPLASQPSLHGALVFSCRVQQCQQVGSHEVVVAEVVGVSGSVDDPLVYRDGGFVRVVSDEESGRRG
- a CDS encoding aldehyde dehydrogenase; the protein is MLIDGAFVDAEDGAVFESVNPATGEPWCEVPAATEGDVNRAVQAAHRAFSEGPWSRMTASERGACLHRLGDVLAEHSEALGRTESRDTGKLFKETAWQAQYIARFFHFYAGAADKLTGDTLPIDKPDLFVFTAREPLGVVAAVVPWNSQLFLTAVKMAPALAAGNTLVLKASEHASASILEFAALIEKAGIPPGVVNVVTGFGEPCGRTLTSHPLVARVAFTGGPASARHVIRNTAENFAELSLELGGKSPFIVFEDADIESAVNGCVGGIFAASGQSCVAGSRLYLQSAIADDFLDRLEREVAKIRIGDPQDPDVEMGPLCTVAQLEHIEAHVALARREGGTVRCGGARPPGRDGHFYQPTVIECPRQDMTIVDTELFGPVLAVQRFETEAEALALANDTVHGLAAGIFSRDSARCLRMSRAVKAGIVWVNTYRVISPVAEFGGMKGSGYGRESGFQALWDYTRPKTVWMNTSSKPLASQFVGR